The following proteins are co-located in the Imtechella halotolerans genome:
- a CDS encoding sodium:solute symporter, translating into MQPTTILFLIVAYFGVLILFSYLSGRKNQENNDTFFKANKQSPWFLVAFGMIGASLSGVTFISVPGKVEASQFVYFQLVLGYILGYFVIGTVLLPLYYKMNLTSIYTYLGERFGNFSYKTGASFFILSRTVGSCLRLMLVADVLQTLVFDKLNIPYWITVSITIFLIWLYTFRSGIKTIIWTDTLQTLFMLIAVGVCIVVVSEDLGLNIANFSQFVADSEFSRTFFFDNPHSPDYFWKQFFSGAFIAIVMTGLDQDMMQKNLTCRNLKDAQKNMFWFTIVLTFVNLMFLVMGLLFTEYALKNGIDAHKDQLFPILANGHLGLVAAFCFILGLIAAAYSSADSALTSLTTSFSIDILEIEKKYEIAKQVSIRKKVHLMFVFISIFIILIFRYFIQDASVIDKVFLFAGFTYGPLLGMYSFGLFTPWKVNDKLVPIVALSSVGISILLMLNSMQWFGFAFGFEILMVNGFITFLGLLLIRNKAHSAIIS; encoded by the coding sequence ATGCAACCCACTACCATCTTATTTCTTATTGTAGCCTATTTTGGTGTATTGATTTTATTCTCCTACCTGTCGGGCCGTAAAAACCAAGAAAACAACGACACCTTCTTTAAAGCCAACAAACAGTCGCCATGGTTTTTAGTTGCTTTTGGAATGATCGGTGCTTCATTAAGTGGTGTTACATTTATTTCAGTTCCAGGAAAAGTAGAAGCTTCTCAATTTGTATATTTTCAACTAGTTCTAGGATATATATTAGGATATTTTGTAATTGGAACTGTATTACTTCCGTTGTATTACAAAATGAACCTGACCTCTATTTACACTTATTTAGGGGAGCGTTTTGGTAATTTCTCCTATAAAACTGGTGCTTCATTTTTTATCCTTTCTCGCACGGTTGGCTCTTGCTTACGCTTAATGTTAGTTGCAGATGTACTTCAAACTTTAGTCTTTGACAAACTCAATATTCCCTATTGGATTACCGTTTCCATTACTATATTTTTAATTTGGCTATACACCTTTCGTTCGGGCATTAAAACCATAATATGGACAGATACCTTACAGACACTCTTCATGTTGATAGCGGTTGGAGTGTGCATAGTAGTGGTCTCAGAAGATCTTGGTCTAAACATCGCCAATTTTTCACAATTTGTTGCTGACAGTGAATTCTCTCGCACCTTCTTTTTTGACAACCCTCATTCTCCTGATTATTTTTGGAAACAATTTTTTTCTGGTGCCTTTATAGCAATTGTTATGACCGGATTAGATCAGGATATGATGCAAAAAAATCTTACTTGCCGAAATCTTAAAGATGCTCAAAAAAATATGTTCTGGTTCACCATAGTCCTAACATTTGTAAATCTAATGTTTCTGGTTATGGGATTATTATTTACTGAGTATGCTCTTAAAAATGGGATTGACGCTCATAAAGATCAATTATTTCCGATTTTGGCTAACGGACATTTAGGTCTAGTGGCTGCCTTTTGTTTTATACTAGGACTCATAGCTGCCGCCTACTCTAGTGCTGATAGCGCTTTAACCTCTTTAACTACCTCCTTTAGTATCGACATATTAGAAATTGAAAAGAAATACGAAATCGCAAAACAGGTTTCCATCCGTAAAAAAGTACACTTAATGTTTGTATTTATTTCAATTTTCATTATTCTTATTTTTAGATACTTCATTCAAGACGCCAGTGTCATTGACAAGGTTTTTCTATTTGCTGGATTTACATATGGCCCCTTATTGGGAATGTATAGTTTTGGACTATTTACTCCCTGGAAAGTAAACGACAAATTAGTACCAATAGTTGCTCTTAGTTCAGTAGGTATTAGCATCCTTCTTATGCTTAATAGCATGCAATGGTTCGGATTCGCTTTTGGATTCGAAATATTAATGGTAAATGGATTTATTACCTTTCTAGGGCTACTCCTGATCCGAAATAAAGCACATTCAGCTATCATCTCATAA
- the recR gene encoding recombination mediator RecR — MDFSSKLLENAVNEVSQLPGIGKRTALRLVLHLLKQPASQTAHLSQALLQMRNEINYCQHCHNISDTSICEICASPKRNERLICVVEDVRDVMAIENTGQFKGVYHVLGGKISPLEGIGPHNLHINTLVEKVSQGKADELIFALSSTMEGDTTNFYIFKQIEPYGITTSTIARGIAVGDELEYADEVTLGRSIVNRIPFENSLKNNY; from the coding sequence ATGGATTTTTCGTCAAAACTTCTAGAAAACGCAGTGAATGAAGTGTCTCAATTACCTGGAATAGGTAAACGAACGGCGCTAAGGTTGGTATTACATTTATTAAAACAACCAGCTTCTCAAACAGCCCACCTATCCCAGGCATTACTTCAAATGCGAAATGAAATTAATTATTGCCAGCATTGTCATAATATATCAGATACTTCTATTTGTGAAATATGCGCAAGTCCTAAGAGAAATGAGCGACTAATTTGTGTTGTTGAGGATGTTAGAGATGTTATGGCTATAGAAAATACTGGACAATTTAAGGGTGTGTATCATGTACTTGGAGGAAAAATTTCACCTTTAGAAGGTATTGGTCCTCATAATTTACACATTAATACCTTGGTGGAAAAAGTAAGTCAAGGAAAGGCCGATGAACTTATATTTGCACTAAGTAGCACTATGGAAGGTGATACAACCAATTTTTATATCTTCAAACAAATAGAGCCTTACGGTATTACAACCTCTACTATAGCCAGAGGAATTGCTGTGGGAGACGAGTTGGAATACGCTGATGAGGTTACCCTGGGTCGTAGTATTGTTAATCGCATTCCATTCGAGAATTCGTTAAAAAATAATTATTAA
- a CDS encoding dihydrolipoamide acetyltransferase family protein, whose translation MAKFELKLPKMGESVAEATITSWLKEVGDTIEADEAVLEIATDKVDSEVPSEVSGVLVEKLFNVDDVVQVGQTIAVIETEAEVSVSTQAVETVVPEAVTAVEETVVKAQETVGATMGVTEDFSASERFYSPLVKNIAKQEGISLAELEAIVGTGNEGRVTKNDILAYVANRATKNTQSAPVSATSAEQPRSAVSNVAPVSVSMGDEIVEMSRMGKLIAHHMIQSIQTSAHVQSFVEVDVTNIWNWRNKMKNAFQQREGESLTFTPIFMEAVAKALRDFPLMNISVDGDKIIKKKNINLGMAAALPDGNLIVPVIKNADQLNLVGMAKAVNDLAGRARENKLKPDEIQGGTYTVTNVGTFGSVFGTPIINQPQVGILALGAIRKVPAVIETPEGDFIGIRYRMFLSHSYDHRVVNGALGGMFVKRVAEYLEGWDVNRQL comes from the coding sequence ATGGCAAAATTTGAGCTTAAGTTGCCCAAAATGGGGGAAAGTGTTGCCGAAGCAACCATAACGTCTTGGCTGAAAGAAGTAGGAGATACCATCGAAGCCGATGAGGCAGTTTTGGAAATTGCTACTGATAAGGTCGACTCTGAGGTACCCAGTGAGGTTTCGGGAGTTTTGGTGGAGAAGTTATTCAATGTGGATGATGTAGTACAGGTAGGACAAACTATTGCAGTGATTGAGACGGAGGCAGAGGTGTCGGTTTCAACTCAGGCAGTAGAAACCGTAGTTCCTGAGGCCGTAACGGCCGTGGAGGAAACTGTGGTGAAAGCGCAAGAGACGGTGGGGGCTACGATGGGAGTGACGGAAGATTTTTCAGCTTCTGAACGATTTTATTCTCCCCTAGTTAAAAATATTGCAAAACAGGAAGGGATTTCATTAGCAGAATTAGAGGCTATTGTTGGAACTGGAAATGAAGGTCGTGTTACAAAAAATGATATACTAGCATATGTAGCCAATAGAGCGACAAAGAACACTCAGTCGGCTCCTGTGTCAGCTACTTCAGCTGAACAGCCTAGATCGGCAGTTTCTAATGTTGCTCCTGTATCGGTATCCATGGGCGATGAGATTGTTGAGATGAGTCGAATGGGTAAACTTATTGCTCATCACATGATTCAAAGTATTCAAACCTCGGCTCATGTTCAGAGTTTCGTAGAGGTGGATGTAACTAATATTTGGAATTGGCGTAACAAGATGAAAAATGCATTTCAGCAGCGTGAAGGTGAAAGTTTGACCTTTACACCTATTTTTATGGAGGCTGTTGCTAAGGCGTTGCGTGATTTTCCTCTGATGAATATTTCCGTTGATGGGGATAAAATCATTAAAAAGAAAAATATAAACTTAGGGATGGCTGCAGCACTTCCAGATGGAAATTTGATAGTGCCAGTTATTAAGAATGCAGACCAATTGAATTTAGTGGGAATGGCCAAAGCAGTGAACGATTTGGCTGGTAGAGCTCGTGAAAATAAGCTAAAACCGGATGAAATTCAAGGAGGAACGTACACTGTAACTAATGTAGGTACCTTTGGAAGTGTCTTTGGAACTCCAATCATAAACCAACCACAGGTAGGTATATTGGCATTAGGGGCTATTCGAAAAGTGCCAGCTGTGATAGAAACTCCGGAAGGGGATTTTATAGGAATACGTTATAGAATGTTTCTTTCACACAGCTATGATCACAGGGTGGTTAATGGCGCTTTAGGAGGTATGTTTGTAAAACGTGTTGCAGAGTATTTAGAAGGTTGGGATGTGAACAGACAACTATAA
- a CDS encoding 3'-5' exonuclease: MELKLNRPICFFDLETTGTDVVNDRIVEIAILKVYPNGNKESKTWLVNPQMPIPPSATAVHGITDEKVANEPSFKELSKQVHSMVKDSDLAGFNSDRFDIPLLAEEMLRAEIDFDMRNRVSVDVQTIFHKMEKRTLAAAYKFYCNKELVDAHSAEADTMATYEVLKSQLERYDELENDVKFLADFTTRKQSVDFAGFIVMNENDEEVFSFGKHKGKRVEDILEEEPGYFGWLLNADFPRYTKKVLTAIKLRKLNNKLA; the protein is encoded by the coding sequence ATGGAACTAAAACTCAACCGACCTATTTGTTTTTTTGATTTAGAAACCACAGGTACTGATGTGGTAAATGATCGCATTGTAGAAATTGCCATCCTTAAGGTATACCCCAATGGGAATAAGGAAAGTAAAACATGGCTTGTGAATCCTCAAATGCCTATACCTCCAAGCGCAACAGCGGTACATGGTATTACCGATGAAAAAGTGGCAAATGAGCCTAGTTTTAAAGAATTGTCCAAACAGGTGCATTCCATGGTAAAGGATAGTGATTTGGCTGGATTTAATTCCGATAGATTTGATATTCCTTTATTGGCAGAAGAAATGCTTCGTGCTGAAATAGATTTTGATATGCGTAACAGGGTGTCAGTTGATGTGCAAACTATTTTTCATAAAATGGAAAAACGTACTTTGGCAGCTGCTTATAAATTTTATTGTAATAAAGAACTGGTTGATGCGCATAGCGCTGAGGCCGATACTATGGCAACCTATGAAGTGCTGAAGTCTCAATTGGAGAGGTATGATGAGCTGGAGAATGATGTAAAGTTTTTGGCTGATTTTACGACTCGTAAACAATCCGTAGATTTTGCTGGATTTATTGTGATGAATGAAAACGATGAAGAAGTTTTTTCCTTTGGAAAGCATAAAGGGAAAAGGGTAGAGGATATTCTAGAGGAGGAACCTGGATACTTTGGTTGGTTACTCAACGCTGATTTCCCACGTTATACCAAAAAAGTGTTAACAGCTATTAAACTTAGAAAACTAAATAATAAATTAGCATAG
- a CDS encoding fumarylacetoacetate hydrolase family protein: protein MKIICIGRNYTEHIAELANERPSQPVIFMKPDTAIHNPEQDFYIPEFTNDMHYEVELLVKISKLGKHIDEKFASNYYDEIGLGIDFTARDVQNELKAKGLPWEKAKAFDSSAVVGAFYPKTTYEDINNIQFSLVKNGAPVQIGNTSHMLWKVNELIAYVSTFFTLKKGDILFTGTPAGVGKISPGDKLEGYLESEHVFSIDIK from the coding sequence GTGAAGATAATTTGTATAGGGCGAAATTATACAGAACATATAGCAGAACTTGCTAATGAACGCCCCTCACAACCGGTTATTTTTATGAAGCCAGATACGGCAATTCATAATCCGGAACAAGATTTTTACATCCCCGAATTTACCAATGATATGCACTATGAAGTAGAACTTTTAGTCAAAATCAGTAAACTAGGTAAGCATATTGATGAGAAGTTCGCTTCAAATTATTATGACGAAATAGGACTGGGAATTGATTTTACTGCCAGAGATGTGCAAAATGAACTAAAAGCGAAAGGCCTCCCTTGGGAAAAGGCTAAAGCTTTTGACAGTTCTGCTGTGGTAGGTGCTTTTTATCCAAAAACCACCTATGAAGACATAAATAACATTCAGTTTAGCCTTGTGAAAAATGGGGCGCCCGTACAGATTGGAAATACCAGCCATATGTTGTGGAAGGTAAATGAGCTTATTGCTTATGTTTCCACTTTTTTTACACTTAAAAAAGGAGATATTCTCTTTACAGGAACACCGGCAGGTGTAGGGAAAATTTCACCTGGGGATAAGCTTGAAGGTTATTTAGAAAGTGAACATGTATTTTCAATTGATATTAAATAA
- a CDS encoding Hpt domain-containing protein, which translates to MGVYSIQKIDELSGGDADFALSIIQVFLEETPQDMYSLEQAIAAENHTLIYQAAHKIKPNVDLLGMVRTHQLILGIEQQGRSNGDLQQIRSDFAESKELLAKAMEQIKVDYKLD; encoded by the coding sequence ATGGGAGTGTATAGCATACAAAAAATAGACGAATTGTCTGGTGGAGATGCCGACTTTGCGTTGTCAATTATTCAAGTGTTTTTGGAAGAAACGCCACAGGATATGTATAGTTTGGAACAGGCTATAGCAGCAGAAAATCATACTTTGATATATCAAGCTGCACATAAAATAAAACCCAATGTTGATTTATTAGGGATGGTGCGCACACATCAACTAATCTTAGGTATTGAGCAGCAAGGGAGAAGCAATGGAGACCTGCAGCAAATAAGATCTGATTTTGCCGAATCTAAAGAGCTGTTGGCTAAAGCTATGGAGCAAATAAAAGTAGATTATAAGCTAGACTAA
- a CDS encoding competence/damage-inducible protein A, whose translation MNAEIITIGDEILIGQIVDTNSAYIAQELNKIGVSVYQITSVQDDKSHILKALNEAEVNADIVIVTGGLGPTKDDITKETLCDYFGDSLVMNQEVLKNIELLFSKLSGAPPLSELNRRQALVPSRCKVLMNVYGTAPGMWIEKNEKTFISLPGVPFEMKSLIQTYVLPDLQAKYNCPYILHRTILTAGMGESALAQKIEAWEDSLPSFIKLAYLPNFGKVRLRLTAKGMDKELLEQSVAENVTILYELIGDIIYGEESDAIEEIIGNLLLERGQTMATAESCTGGKIASNITSYSGASAYFKGSAVTYATQSKIDVLGVSSEVINEFSVVSSEVAQAMALGVKRLFNVDYGVATTGNAGPLKGDSDAEVGTVYIAIAGPNGITSEELHLGNHREKVINRAVNKAMELLQKEILKN comes from the coding sequence ATGAATGCCGAAATCATTACCATTGGCGATGAAATTCTTATAGGGCAAATTGTAGATACTAATTCTGCCTATATTGCTCAGGAGCTTAATAAAATAGGGGTTTCTGTGTATCAGATTACTTCCGTTCAAGATGATAAATCACATATATTAAAAGCGCTTAATGAAGCTGAGGTAAATGCAGATATTGTCATTGTAACCGGCGGATTGGGACCTACTAAAGATGATATTACTAAAGAGACTCTTTGTGATTATTTTGGAGATTCTTTGGTGATGAATCAGGAAGTATTAAAGAATATAGAACTTCTTTTTTCAAAACTTAGTGGAGCGCCGCCATTATCAGAGCTTAATAGGAGGCAAGCATTAGTCCCTTCCCGGTGTAAGGTGTTAATGAATGTCTATGGCACAGCGCCTGGTATGTGGATTGAAAAGAATGAAAAAACTTTTATTTCTTTACCGGGAGTTCCCTTTGAGATGAAGTCGCTAATTCAGACGTATGTGTTGCCAGATCTACAGGCGAAATATAATTGTCCTTATATTTTACATCGCACGATTCTAACGGCAGGTATGGGAGAAAGTGCATTGGCTCAAAAGATCGAAGCGTGGGAAGATAGTTTGCCATCCTTTATTAAATTGGCCTATTTGCCTAATTTTGGAAAAGTAAGATTGCGGCTTACGGCTAAAGGAATGGATAAAGAGCTTTTAGAGCAAAGCGTAGCTGAAAATGTTACTATTCTTTATGAGCTAATAGGCGATATTATTTACGGAGAAGAGAGTGATGCTATAGAAGAAATAATAGGGAATTTACTGTTGGAGCGAGGTCAAACCATGGCTACTGCAGAAAGTTGTACTGGAGGTAAAATAGCTTCCAATATAACTAGTTATTCTGGAGCCTCTGCTTACTTTAAAGGTAGTGCTGTGACCTACGCAACCCAGTCTAAAATTGATGTTCTCGGGGTATCTTCTGAAGTGATAAACGAATTTTCTGTGGTTAGTTCCGAGGTAGCACAGGCAATGGCTTTAGGTGTAAAGCGCCTTTTTAACGTTGATTATGGAGTGGCAACAACAGGAAATGCAGGACCTTTGAAGGGTGATTCAGACGCAGAGGTCGGAACCGTATATATTGCAATTGCAGGGCCTAATGGGATTACCTCTGAAGAATTGCATTTAGGAAATCATAGAGAAAAAGTAATTAACAGGGCAGTAAATAAAGCAATGGAATTGCTGCAAAAAGAAATTTTAAAAAATTAA
- the rpmB gene encoding 50S ribosomal protein L28, with product MARVCELTGKKAMVGNNVSHAMNKTKRKFDANLTKKRFYIPEEDRWITLKVSTSAIKTINKKGIAAVLKEAKEKGYLK from the coding sequence ATGGCAAGAGTTTGCGAACTTACAGGTAAGAAAGCAATGGTAGGAAACAACGTTTCCCACGCGATGAATAAAACAAAGCGTAAATTTGACGCTAACTTGACAAAGAAGCGTTTCTATATCCCTGAGGAAGATAGATGGATAACGTTAAAAGTTTCTACGTCGGCAATCAAGACTATCAATAAGAAAGGGATTGCTGCTGTTTTGAAAGAAGCTAAAGAAAAAGGATATTTAAAATAA
- the rpmG gene encoding 50S ribosomal protein L33 — MAKKGNRIQVILECTEHKTSGMPGTSRYITTKNKKNTPDRMEIKKFNPILKRMTVHKEIK; from the coding sequence ATGGCAAAGAAAGGTAATAGAATTCAGGTAATCTTAGAGTGTACAGAGCATAAAACTTCTGGTATGCCTGGTACATCACGTTATATCACTACTAAGAATAAAAAGAACACTCCAGATAGAATGGAAATTAAAAAATTCAATCCTATCTTGAAGAGAATGACAGTTCACAAAGAAATTAAATAA
- a CDS encoding DUF4295 domain-containing protein, with protein MAKKTVATLQTASKRLTKAIKMVKSPKTGAYTFVESVMAPELVDDFLKKK; from the coding sequence ATGGCAAAGAAAACGGTAGCAACCTTACAAACAGCTTCAAAGAGATTGACCAAAGCTATTAAGATGGTTAAATCTCCTAAAACCGGTGCTTACACATTTGTAGAATCTGTAATGGCTCCGGAATTGGTAGATGATTTCTTGAAAAAGAAATAA
- the ftsY gene encoding signal recognition particle-docking protein FtsY — translation MSFFKKIFSSDKKETLDKGLEKSNSSFFTKLSKAVAGKSKVDDEVLDDLEEILVSSDVGVNTTLKIIERIEARVARDKYLGTDELNVILREEIAGLLSETNTGEDTEFVVPTSSKPYVLMVVGVNGVGKTTTIGKLAHQFKKQGKKVVLGAADTFRAAAIDQLQVWADRVDVPLVKQQMGSDPASVAFDTLSSAMNQDADVVIIDTAGRLHNKVNLMNELSKVKRVMQKVVPDAPHDVLLVLDGSTGQNAFEQAKQFTKATEVTSLAVTKLDGTAKGGVVIGISDQFQIPVKYIGVGEGIEHLQVFNKYEFVDSFFK, via the coding sequence ATGAGTTTTTTTAAAAAAATATTCTCTTCTGACAAAAAGGAGACTCTAGATAAGGGATTGGAGAAATCCAATTCATCTTTTTTTACCAAACTAAGCAAGGCAGTTGCAGGGAAATCAAAAGTAGACGATGAGGTATTAGATGATCTGGAGGAAATTTTAGTAAGCAGTGATGTTGGAGTTAATACTACGCTTAAGATAATAGAACGTATAGAAGCACGTGTAGCACGTGATAAATATCTAGGGACAGATGAGCTGAATGTCATTTTACGTGAGGAAATTGCTGGATTGTTATCTGAAACTAATACAGGGGAAGATACCGAATTTGTAGTTCCGACCAGTTCAAAACCGTATGTGTTAATGGTAGTGGGTGTTAATGGTGTTGGAAAAACCACAACCATTGGTAAATTGGCACATCAGTTTAAAAAGCAAGGAAAAAAAGTGGTACTAGGAGCAGCTGATACCTTTAGGGCTGCTGCAATTGATCAATTGCAAGTCTGGGCTGACAGAGTAGATGTTCCTTTGGTAAAACAACAGATGGGGAGTGATCCTGCTTCGGTAGCCTTCGATACCCTGTCCTCTGCTATGAATCAGGATGCGGATGTAGTTATAATAGATACTGCTGGAAGATTACATAATAAGGTGAATCTTATGAATGAACTTTCTAAAGTAAAACGAGTAATGCAAAAAGTGGTACCTGATGCACCACATGATGTGTTATTAGTATTGGATGGTTCTACTGGTCAGAATGCATTTGAGCAGGCTAAACAATTTACTAAAGCTACAGAGGTTACTTCTTTAGCTGTCACTAAACTTGATGGTACGGCAAAAGGAGGAGTGGTAATTGGTATATCTGACCAATTTCAAATTCCAGTCAAATACATAGGAGTGGGAGAAGGTATTGAACATCTACAAGTTTTTAATAAATATGAATTTGTAGATTCATTCTTCAAGTAA
- a CDS encoding amidase family protein, translating into MKYYTLLLCTLFLLVACKSRQGSNTSVEISEDIPYVQMDDIGEIETQQSHPLPRMRFKKINAPMREVSTIWNPFEKELSSFSEAKYRSMVPYVLEKSIPEIQEAIRYGIFTYEQLTLFYIYRIYTYESNPQTRLNAIISLNPNAVREARAKDIAFKDKSLKHPIFGMPILLKDNINFEGIPTTAGAAVLKDNLGKDAFITSQLKAHGAIILGKSNLSEWAYFMCEGCPLGYSAMGGQTLNPYGRKLFESGGSSSGSGVATAANYAVATVGSETSGSILSPSSLNSIVGLKPTVGVLSRSGIVPISSFLDTPGPMTKNVTDNAILLSAMLGKDKADKATDTAVYMPSYQLKESSTLKGKRLGVFSSLMSDSIYNEVINLMRREGAEIVVMDPKPTSLNGFLTLLTADMKRDLPWYLKNYTGKNVKVRSVEDVVGFNRKDSLLYMPYGQGLFEGIVSDTTSLEELEDVKASLKLSGRTFFNSLMDSNTFDAILSINNFHASYAAVAHYPCLTVPMGYKNNGEPIGLTFIAKPYQELVLLELGYAFERASNARKIPVLYKN; encoded by the coding sequence ATGAAATATTATACATTACTTCTGTGTACATTGTTTTTATTGGTTGCTTGTAAGAGTAGGCAAGGATCTAATACATCTGTGGAGATATCAGAAGATATACCCTATGTACAAATGGATGACATCGGTGAGATCGAAACTCAACAGTCACACCCTTTGCCTAGGATGCGTTTTAAAAAGATAAACGCGCCTATGCGGGAGGTTTCAACTATATGGAACCCTTTTGAAAAGGAGCTCTCTTCTTTTTCCGAAGCTAAGTATAGATCAATGGTTCCTTATGTGTTGGAGAAATCTATTCCAGAAATTCAAGAGGCTATTCGATACGGAATTTTTACCTATGAACAACTCACCCTGTTTTACATTTACAGAATTTATACCTACGAGAGTAATCCTCAAACACGATTGAATGCTATAATATCATTAAATCCAAATGCAGTTAGGGAGGCAAGAGCAAAGGATATTGCCTTTAAAGATAAAAGCTTAAAGCATCCTATATTTGGAATGCCAATATTGCTTAAGGATAATATTAATTTTGAAGGTATACCTACAACGGCAGGAGCAGCCGTTTTGAAAGACAACCTAGGTAAGGATGCCTTTATTACATCTCAATTAAAAGCGCATGGAGCTATCATACTAGGGAAGTCGAATTTAAGTGAGTGGGCTTATTTTATGTGTGAAGGATGCCCCTTAGGGTATAGCGCTATGGGTGGACAGACATTAAATCCATACGGACGAAAATTATTTGAATCAGGAGGGTCTAGTTCTGGAAGTGGTGTTGCAACTGCTGCCAATTATGCGGTGGCGACTGTTGGTAGTGAAACTTCAGGATCTATTTTATCACCATCAAGTTTAAATTCCATAGTAGGTTTGAAGCCTACGGTGGGCGTTTTAAGTAGGAGTGGTATTGTGCCTATCTCCAGTTTCTTAGATACTCCTGGGCCAATGACTAAAAATGTAACTGATAATGCTATTTTGTTATCCGCCATGCTTGGTAAAGATAAAGCGGATAAAGCTACGGATACGGCAGTCTATATGCCCTCTTATCAACTAAAGGAATCTTCCACATTAAAAGGAAAACGTTTGGGAGTTTTTAGCAGTTTGATGTCTGATTCTATTTATAATGAGGTGATTAATTTAATGAGAAGAGAAGGAGCTGAAATTGTGGTAATGGATCCTAAACCTACTTCATTAAATGGCTTTCTTACCCTACTCACAGCTGATATGAAAAGAGATTTACCTTGGTATTTAAAGAACTATACCGGTAAAAATGTCAAGGTTCGCAGTGTTGAAGATGTGGTAGGATTTAATAGGAAAGATTCGCTTCTTTATATGCCGTACGGACAAGGTCTGTTTGAAGGAATTGTATCAGATACCACCTCCTTGGAAGAACTAGAGGATGTGAAAGCGAGCTTGAAACTTAGTGGTCGTACTTTTTTTAATTCTCTAATGGATTCCAATACCTTTGATGCTATATTGTCGATTAATAATTTTCATGCCTCTTATGCAGCAGTTGCACACTATCCGTGCCTTACTGTCCCTATGGGATATAAGAATAATGGGGAGCCAATTGGCCTTACTTTTATTGCAAAACCCTATCAAGAATTAGTACTTTTGGAGTTAGGATATGCTTTTGAAAGAGCTTCCAACGCACGTAAAATACCCGTATTATATAAGAATTGA
- a CDS encoding DEAD/DEAH box helicase, which yields MNEKLSLSLAQHGLEMANPMQKAVFGTLKSGADTVILAPKNAGKTTTMVMLVIQQLTAAFEDSPRALIVVPDKERLLHMEALFNQYAKHTDLRVFATHEKTDMDGDKYEISCGIDVLIGTPKRLSDMFSSAGYNVNKLHMWIMDELDEIAKNRQEHLLDRLSISISKVQRIMCLNEYHERAVAMADRVAPDANWFDFEEEED from the coding sequence ATGAATGAAAAATTGTCATTATCCCTTGCGCAGCATGGTTTGGAAATGGCAAATCCGATGCAAAAAGCAGTTTTTGGAACGTTGAAAAGTGGTGCGGACACTGTAATCTTAGCACCTAAAAATGCAGGAAAAACAACCACTATGGTGATGTTGGTTATTCAACAATTGACAGCTGCTTTTGAGGATTCTCCACGCGCCCTAATAGTTGTTCCGGATAAAGAACGACTTCTTCACATGGAAGCACTTTTTAACCAATATGCTAAACATACAGATTTACGTGTATTTGCAACTCATGAAAAAACAGATATGGATGGTGATAAATATGAGATATCGTGTGGAATAGATGTGCTTATTGGGACACCTAAACGTTTATCTGATATGTTTTCATCAGCAGGTTATAATGTAAATAAGCTCCATATGTGGATTATGGATGAATTGGATGAAATAGCCAAAAACCGACAGGAACATTTGTTGGATAGGCTCTCAATTAGTATTTCTAAAGTCCAACGCATTATGTGTTTAAATGAATATCACGAACGGGCGGTAGCTATGGCTGACAGGGTTGCACCCGATGCCAACTGGTTTGATTTTGAAGAGGAGGAGGACTAA